One genomic segment of Trichoplusia ni isolate ovarian cell line Hi5 chromosome 5, tn1, whole genome shotgun sequence includes these proteins:
- the LOC113494138 gene encoding venom serine protease 34-like — protein MSQIFGVFLILWLINYSAAQDANCDFYQNVEVGYTYYIYSPGYPNNYLPGIQCRWIAVCPTGYNCRLNCPQISIPRENTQTCTIDRLLVSRSGDPILAAADPYCGLRAINAVSTGQRLSVGLITSRNSPGGRFYCELTAQPAGPASGCTCGVRRQNRIVGGQETGINEYPMMAGVIDVDISQIKCGAVIITNRFVMSAAHCVVGRNVARTAIVVGEHNVQVGDSPATAVYRVQRFIIHPLYNENIFDYDVALIEVVGTIAFSDRVNAVCLPFNSQDSDLTGSKVTLLGWGTIYPGGPTSSYLQKVDVDVISQRACSSLVRTLTDRQMCTLTPGKDACQDDSGGPTLYTDPVTGLLFSVGVISSGRNCASRTDPGIHTRVSSVLSWIVQNAPYNYCQKEYATAI, from the exons ATGAGTCAGATATTCGGGGTGTTTCTTATATTGTGGCTGATAAACTACTCAGCTGCTCAAGATGCAAACtgcgatttttatcaaaat gtAGAAGTAGGCTACACATACTACATCTATAGTCCAGGGTATCCCAATAACTACTTGCCGGGCATACAATGCCGGTGGATCGCCGTCTGCCCAACAGGGTACAACTGTAGACTCAATTGTCCTCAAATCTCGATCCCTCGTGAGAAT ACACAAACATGCACCATAGATCGCCTGCTGGTCTCCCGCAGTGGTGACCCTATACTCGCTGCAGCCGACCCGTATTGCGGTCTGAGGGCAATAAACGCCGTCTCTACGGGTCAAAGATTGTCTGTAG GTTTAATAACCAGTCGTAATAGTCCTGGCGGTAGGTTCTATTGTGAGCTGACGGCACAACCCGCGGGCCCTGCTTCTGGTTGCACTTGCGGTGTCAGAAGACag AACCGTATCGTTGGTGGTCAAGAAACAGGCATTAACGAATACCCAATGATGGCAGGAGTCATCGACGTTGACATCAGTCAGATCAAATGCGGGGCTGTGATCATCACGAATAGGTTCGTCATGTCTGCAGCTCATTGCGTGGTGGGACGCAATGTGGCCCGCACGGCCATCGTGGTTGGGGAGCATAATGTGCAAGTCG GTGACTCCCCAGCCACCGCTGTTTATCGGGTGCAAAGATTTATCATACATCCACTGTACAATGA gaaTATTTTTGACTACGACGTAGCATTGATTGAAGTTGTTGGAACTATAGCCTTCAGCGATCGCGTCAATGCTGTGTGCTTGCCTTTCAATTCCCAAGACTCGGACCTTACTGGGAGCAAAGTTACTTTATTAG gtTGGGGTACTATATACCCTGGCGGTCCGACGTCATCATATCTCCAGAAGGTGGATGTGGATGTCATTAGTCAGCGTGCTTGCAGTTCTTTGGTCAGGACCCTGACTGACAGACAGATGTGCACTCTTACCCCGGGAAAAGACGCTTGTCAG GATGACTCGGGCGGGCCCACTCTATACACGGACCCCGTAACCGGGCTCCTGTTCAGCGTGGGCGTCATCAGTTCCGGGCGGAATTGTGCATCCAGGACCGACCCTGGCATCCACACGAGGGTCAGCAGTGTACTCTCGTGGATAGTCCAAAACGCACCGTACAATTACTGTCAAAAAGAATACGCAACTGCGATATAA